One Anthonomus grandis grandis chromosome 12, icAntGran1.3, whole genome shotgun sequence DNA window includes the following coding sequences:
- the LOC126742751 gene encoding uncharacterized protein LOC126742751 yields the protein MEEQVNVQKIVYVCTECGTKCSIKSNINVHMKRKHKDFVKPSTLKTLKCPLCSTLFSLMTELDQHFSNVHDLPLKQENLEFNSFDEFKEWKLEIETNNQSSYVLLNSRSLNDKSKIIKYICHRSGNYTENVKNTKRERQPKVKGSNKIGSICPARITTNINYKGNIMVKYISTHIGHKLEVGRLRMTQFEREQLAGKMFQGIPHYKILNDLSKNFNPSARISYTTKHDLHNVSKSFKINSDMIFDEDDTKSVTILIEKDV from the exons atggAGGAGCAGGTTAATGTCCA aaaaattgtGTATGTTTGCACGGAGTGTGGGACGAAATGTagtataaaatcaaatattaacgTTCACATGAAAAGGAAACACAAAGATTTCGTGAAACCATCCActttaaagaccttaaaatgccCTTTATGCAGcactttgttttctttaatgacTGAACTGGATCAGCATTTTTCCAATGTGCATGACTTACCATTGAAGCAAGAAAACCTGGAATTTAATTCATTTGATGAGTTTAAGGAGTGGAAGCTTGAAATAGAGACAAATAATCAGTCATCATATGTTCTTTTAAATTCCAGAAGTCTCAAtgacaaatcaaaaataataaaatatatttgtcacCGATCTGGAAACTACacagaaaatgtcaaaaatacaaaaagagaGCGGCAACCAAAAGTTAAGGGTTCAAATAAAATTGGGTCTATTTGTCCAGCAAGGAtaacaacaaatataaattacaaaG ggaaCATTATGGTCAAGTATATATCCACCCACATAGGACATAAGCTGGAAGTAGGAAGGCTGCGAATGACACAGTTTGAACGTGAACAATTAGCAGGAAAAATGTTTCAAGGAATTCcccattacaaaattttgaatgaTTTGAGTAAAAATTTTAACCCTTCAGCCAGAATTAGCTATACAACAAAACATGACTTACATAATGTAAGtaaatcctttaaaataaattcagacATGATTTTTGATGAAGACGACACTAAAAGTGTAactattttaattgaaaaagatGTCTAA
- the LOC126742744 gene encoding actin-related protein 2/3 complex subunit 1A-A-like produces the protein MSQCFSFGPSPIPCHSWNKDRSQIAFSPGNNDIEIHQNRGQNWSLAGTLKKHDLRVTSLDWAPKTNKIVSCSADRNAYVWTEESNGQWSPTLVLLRINRAATCVKWSPNENKFAIGSGSRLVAVAYYEKENDWWVSRHIKKSFKSTVTTLDWHPNNMLLATGSTDFRVRVFSGYIKDVEEAAKETAWGSKEAFGQLMAEYVNSPLGGGWIHCVAFSPDGNKVAWVSHDSSINVADPTLGANSIIKLPTKFLPFLTCIWTDNGTIVAGGHDCQPLTYTLTNNNTLTFAGKLDKSLQKKESQGISALSKFRLMEKEARSEQEDKTLESAHQNPIACFCVYQGVKGKVEKISSSGLDGRVVIWTVGSLERSMKGLKM, from the exons ATGAGTCAGTGCTTTAGCTTCGGCCCGAGCCCCATCCCTTGCCACTCATGGAACAAGGACAGAAGTC aaattgccTTTTCTCCTGGCAATAATGACATTGAAATCCACCAAAACAGAGGGCAGAACTGGTCCCTGGCGGGCACTCTAAAAAAACATGACCTCAGAGTAACAAGCTTAGATTGGGCCccaaaaactaacaaaattgtTTCATGCTCCGCAGACAGGAACGCTTATGTATGGACCGAAGAGTCCAACGGGCAATGGAGCCCCACGTTAGTGCTGTTACGGATAAACCGGGCCGCGACCTGCGTAAAATGGTCCCCAAATGAAAATAAGTTTGCCATAGGGTCCGGATCTCGACTGGTGGCGGTGGCTTACTATGAAAAGGAAAATGACTGGTGGGTTTCTCGGCatatcaaaaaaagttttaaatcaaCAGTGACCACCCTCGATTGGCATCCTAATAATATGCTGTTGGCTACTGGAAGTACTGATTTTCGTGTGAGGGTGTTTTCTGGTTACATTAAGGATGTCGAGGAGGCCGCAAAGGAAACTGCGTGGGGCTCCAAAGAGGCTTTTGGGCAATTGATGGCTGAATATGTGAATTCACCTTTGGGAGGTGGATGGATTCATTGTGTGGCTTTTTCGCCTGATGGGAATAAAGTTGCTTGG GTTTCTCACGACTCTTCGATAAACGTGGCAGACCCAACCCTCGGCGCCAACTCCATCATCAAACTACCCACCAAATTCTTACCGTTTTTAACCTGCATTTGGACCGATAACGGTACAATTGTGGCCGGAGGTCACGATTGCCAACCTTTGACCTACACTTTAACCAACAATAACACGCTCACTTTTGCGGGTAAACTGGACAAGTCGTTACAGAAAAAGGAATCGCAAGGCATATCGGCCTTATCGAAGTTCCGTTTAATGGAAAAGGAGGCGAGGAGCGAGCAGGAGGATAAAACGTTGGAGTCTGCCCACCAAAATCCCATCGCTTGTTTTTGTGTTTACCAAGGGGTTAAGGGAAAAGTGGAGAAAATTAGCAGTTCCGGGTTGGACGGACGGGTGGTTATTTGGACCGTGGGATCGTTGGAGAGGTCTATGAAAGGACTGAAAATGTGA
- the LOC126742730 gene encoding dynein intermediate chain 3, ciliary gives MDISYAYQKKRSEYGRQCLFSDKGPDLIDNFSSNKKLLKEYILRDPVNRSTLCAPVQAEHSLNTMRAEFTNSSMNHVEGGWPKDVNTADEEQTKRYRRKIEKDEGFNHTMMQLFKSMENCIQQNNAINIYQQYFSDVEPTPLVERSSARTVNVYQDQSSPTRPVNWVSWSPDNQTKLAITHCNLKFQSVVPKETTFSYIWEVENPNRPLLTLKPEYSCVCLEYNQKDPHSLVSGQLNGQVAVWDTRKGYEPVELSLIENSFRDPVHAVLWINSKSGTEFFSCSTDGQVKWWDTRKLTDPIDTLILDYAKDEEQHLANALGASCLEYETTIPTRFMVGTEEGVVISCNRKGKTAMEKMSARFKAHMGPVVALQRNPAFVKNFLTIGDWSAKIWSEDCRESSIIWTGYHKAMLTSGAWSPTRLSVFFTTRTDGIVDVWDVLQQQKQASLSVKVCDEKLRCIRTHDMGRLVAVGNQKGTTYLVEFSENLSVSNKNDKMLLTAMFERESKREKILEARNRELRLKMKTKQPQQGDAIDEESIGENLESISDHIFADNSVKQAEADFYEIFEKEKRAAAPPPEAEEKEVAPATSEVQDVETTTESPPPPEPPKEKPTKGKKKGK, from the exons ATGGACATAAGTTACGCGTACCAGAAAAAACGAAGCGAATATGGCAGGCAGTGTCTGTTTTCCGACAAGGGTCCCGACCTGATCGACAATTTCTCTTCCAACAAAAAACTGCTTAAAGAATACATATTaag AGACCCAGTGAATCGATCTACGCTATGCGCCCCAGTACAAGCAGAACACTCATTGAACACCATGAGGGCGGAGTTCACCAACAGCTCAATGAACCACGTGGAGGGCGGTTGGCCAAAAGACGTCAATACCGCCGACGAGGAACAAACCAAACGCTACCGAAGAAAAATCGAAAAGGACGAGGGATTCAACCATACCATGATGCAACTGTTTAAG AGCATGGAAAACTGTATTCAACAAAACAACGCCATAAACATTTACCAGCAATACTTTTCCGACGTGGAACCCACGCCGCTGGTCGAAAGAAGTTCCGCGAGAACCGTGAACGTTTACCAGGACCAAAGCAGTCCGACCAGACCGGTTAACTGGGTTTCCTGGTCACCGGACAACCAGACCAAACTGGCCATCACCCATTGTAACTTGAAATTCCAGAGTGTCGTCCCTAAGGAGACTACTTTCAGTTATATTTGGGAAGTCG AAAACCCTAACAGGCCCCTGCTCACTTTAAAACCGGAGTACTCTTGCGTGTGTTTGGAGTACAACCAGAAAGACCCGCACTCGCTAGTGAGCGGACAGTTGAACGGGCAAGTGGCCGTGTGGGACACCAGAAAGGGCTACGAACCGGTCGAATTGAGTTTGATCGAAAACAGCTTTCGGGATCCGGTACACGCGGTGCTCTGGATCAATTCGAAGAGCGGAACTGAGTTCTTTAGCTGTTCTACCGACGGACAAGTTAAATG GTGGGATACGAGGAAACTAACCGATCCCATCGACACCTTAATTCTGGACTACGCCAAGGACGAGGAGCAACATTTAGCGAACGCCTTGGGAGCCTCCTGTCTGGAATACGAGACGACTATTCCCACTCGGTTTATGGTCGGAACGGAAGAGGGCGTTGTCATATCTTGCAACCGAAAA GGGAAGACCGCGATGGAAAAGATGTCGGCCCGGTTCAAGGCCCATATGGGACCGGTGGTGGCCCTCCAACGTAATCCGGCTTTCGTAAAAAATTTCCTCACCATCGGCGACTGGTCGGCCAAAATCTGGTCCGAGGATTGCAGGGAAAGTTCGATCATATGGACTGGATACCATAAAGCGATGCTCACTAGTGGAGCCTGGAGTCCCACCAG GTTATCCGTATTTTTCACTACAAGAACGGACGGCATCGTAGACGTATGGGACGTGTTGCAACAACAGAAACAAGCCTCCCTGAGCGTGAAAGTGTGTGACGAAAAACTGAGATGCATAAGGACCCACGACATGGGACGATTGGTCGCTGTGGGCAACCAAAAGGGCACCACGTATCTGGTGGAGTTCAGCGAAAACTTGTCCGTATCGAACAAGAACGACAAGATGCTCCTTACGGCG ATGTTCGAGCGCGAAAGTAAACGGGAGAAAATATTGGAGGCACGTAATCGGGAACTGCGACTCAAAATGAAAACGAAACAGCCTCAACAGGGCGACGCCATAGACGAGGAATCGATCGGGGAGAACTTGGAGTCGATTTCTGATCACATTTTTGCGGATAATAGCGTCAAACAGGCGGAGgccgatttttatgaaatatttgagAAAG AAAAACGTGCTGCTGCACCGCCTCCGGAGGCCGAAGAAAAGGAGGTTGCACCTGCCACGTCGGAGGTGCAAGATGTGGAGACTACTACCGAATCACCTCCACCACCGGAACCCCCAAAGGAGAAGCCTACTAAAGGGAAGAAAAAGGGCAAATAA
- the LOC126742759 gene encoding coleoptericin-like — MSLYPTLFLLGCMVYATMGYPNHPPPLSGNPPIEGFQDVQEGPRASRLRRYADGDKPTTKRPGWEVQPDLSRDGKGNTKGRVVVENHGKDHDFEAGWGQTIRGPDKHSETWHVGGSYRW; from the coding sequence ATGTCCCTATATCCAACACTGTTTTTACTGGGCTGCATGGTATACGCTACCATGGGATATCCAAACCATCCACCACCGTTAAGCGGGAATCCTCCCATAGAAGGTTTCCAGGATGTTCAAGAGGGTCCACGTGCAAGTAGATTGAGAAGATACGCCGATGGAGATAAGCCCACCACTAAAAGACCCGGCTGGGAAGTGCAACCGGATCTGAGCAGGGATGGAAAAGGAAACACCAAAGGGCGAGTTGTCGTGGAAAACCACGGCAAAGACCACGATTTCGAGGCTGGATGGGGCCAAACGATCCGCGGTCCCGACAAGCATTCCGAGACTTGGCACGTGGGCGGCAGTTACAGATGGTAG
- the LOC126742758 gene encoding acaloleptin A-like produces the protein MFFPLIFLSVFLCTYTMAFPEPVYHPGDFKLIKPTYKPQQLPILIHPTYNPKYPTKYIRLRRHADGNDPTTKRPGWEVQPDLSRDGKGNTKGRVVLENHGKDHDFEAGWGQTIRGPDKHSETWHVGGSYRW, from the coding sequence ATGTTCTTCCCTCTCATTTTCTTAAGCGTCTTCCTGTGTACTTACACCATGGCCTTCCCGGAGCCCGTTTACCATCCAGGCGACTTTAAATTGATCAAACCCACCTACAAACCGCAGCAACTACCAATCCTCATCCATCCCACCTATAATCCCAAATATCCAACGAAGTACATCCGATTGAGACGTCACGCGGACGGAAACGATCCTACCACCAAAAGACCCGGCTGGGAAGTGCAACCGGATCTGAGCAGGGATGGAAAAGGAAACACCAAAGGGCGCGTTGTCCTGGAAAACCACGGAAAAGACCACGATTTCGAGGCTGGATGGGGCCAAACGATCCGCGGTCCCGACAAGCATTCTGAGACTTGGCACGTGGGCGGTAGTTACCGGTGGTAG
- the LOC126742738 gene encoding rab proteins geranylgeranyltransferase component A 1 has product MDQKLPSNFDLIIIGTGFIESVISAAASRIGKSVLHLDENDFYGGQWASFNLEALKTSPPIHIQDFESNFWTEDSESLLKNSRKFNIDLVPKVHYARGDFVELLISSNIARYTEFRSVSRILTSLNGQLELVPCSRSDVFANNKVSVIEKRMLMKLLTSLDEEVVISDPNQTFKEFLTSKKLSDNLVHFVLYAMARSTDVTPVSEGIENTKRFLQSLGRFGKTPFLFSMYGSGDTPQAFCRLSAVFGGTFALDMPHSLKIENNRVEALVLKDQEVSGQHFVLGEAEFRKVNNKGGISRAVFITDKSVLSSESEHLTLLVYPPEKDIGLVTVLELGSLTGTCPKDVYLVHMSCKQITKPKEDFAHVVACLFTEDEGSPKVLWSSYFTLPESSNDLMSDEFKEFPENVFLCPGPDVDLDYDSSIKKAKMIFESLYPGEEFLPRAPDPEEIIIGEECVQGSVDFKEQEDGVTEKEAAPSGDF; this is encoded by the coding sequence ATGGACCAAAAACTGCCGTCAAACTTCGATCTAATCATCATCGGTACCGGTTTTATAGAGTCAGTAATATCGGCCGCAGCAAGCCGAATTGGAAAATCGGTGCTACATTTGGACGAGAATGACTTCTATGGGGGCCAATGGGCCTCATTCAACTTGGAAGCCCTAAAAACGAGTCCCCCCATTCATATTCAAGACTTCGAAAGCAACTTTTGGACTGAAGATAGTGAATCTCTACTAAAAAACTCTAGAAAATTCAACATAGATTTAGTACCAAAAGTGCATTATGCCCGAGGAGATTTCGTGGAACTCCTTATATCATCCAACATTGCCAGGTATACAGAGTTTCGGAGTGTCAGCAGAATCTTAACTTCACTTAATGGACAACTGGAACTAGTGCCTTGTTCCCGTTCTGATGTTTTTGCTAATAACAAAGTGTCAGTGATAGAAAAACGTATGTTAATGAAACTGTTAACTTCTTTAGATGAAGAAGTTGTTATAAGTGATCCTAATCAAACTTTCAAGGAGTTTCTCAcaagtaaaaaattatcagaCAATTTGGTGCATTTTGTTTTGTATGCTATGGCGAGGAGCACTGATGTAACTCCGGTTTCGGAGGGCATAGAAAACACCAAAAGGTTTTTACAAAGCTTAGGCAGGTTTGGGAAAACCCCGTTTTTGTTTTCTATGTATGGCAGCGGTGACACTCCACAAGCTTTTTGTAGGTTAAGTGCAGTTTTTGGGGGCACTTTCGCCCTCGATATGCCGCAtagtttaaaaattgaaaacaatagaGTTGAGGCTCTGGTTTTAAAAGATCAAGAGGTTTCGGGGCAACATTTTGTTTTGGGAGAAGCTGAATTTCGTAAGGTTAATAATAAAGGGGGCATTTCCAGGGCAGTTTTCATAACTGATAAGTCAGTTTTAAGTAGCGAATCAGAACATTTAACCCTTTTAGTATATCCTCCTGAAAAAGATATTGGGTTAGTGACTGTTTTGGAATTGGGAAGCTTAACAGGGACATGCCCCAAAGATGTTTATTTAGTCCATATGAGTTGTAAGCAAATTACTAAACCCAAAGAGGATTTTGCCCATGTAGTTGCATGTTTGTTTACTGAAGACGAAGGGAGCCCCAAAGTTTTATGGTCCAGCTACTTCACTTTACCAGAATCATCAAATGATTTGATGAGTGACGAGTTCAAAGAGTTTCctgaaaatgtgtttttatgccctgggcctgatgtagacctggatTATGACTCTAGcattaaaaaggcaaaaatgatttttgaaagtttGTATCCGGGTGAGGAGTTTTTGCCCAGGGCTCCTGATCCGGAAGAGATCATTATCGGCGAGGAGTGTGTTCAAGGGAGTGTCGATTTTAAGGAGCAAGAGGACGGGGTAACAGAAAAAGAAGCAGCTCCTAGCGGAGATTTTTAG
- the LOC126742752 gene encoding acyl-CoA-binding domain-containing protein 6-like, with protein MSVVSSDDYSDLRELGIGVSDPLTNEFEQAAKHVQSIAGKLDNKDLLTLYGLYKQAIEGVCNTSKPSWYDAKGKAKWEAWNSLGNLNQAEAKQQYVEQVKLLSPDFVCDQTTTTSKADSWAKVSSFAPMPQPLTQNICDYIREGNLEQVTEYLASNKSNINSLDCSGMGLIHYAADIGDLSILSLLIKKGCDVDLKDSGGQTALHYAAACGHVECVKYLVKNGAQTSIEDSDGCTPKDVACDDCIRDAL; from the coding sequence ATGTCTGTAGTAAGTAGTGATGATTATAGTGACTTAAGGGAGCTGGGGATTGGCGTAAGTGACCCTCTGACAAACGAATTCGAACAGGCGGCAAAACATGTGCAAAGCATCGCCGGTAAGCTGGACAATAAAGACCTTTTAACGCTTTATGGATTGTACAAACAAGCAATTGAAGGGGTGTGTAACACTTCGAAACCCAGTTGGTATGATGCCAAAGGCAAAGCAAAATGGGAGGCATGGAACAGTTTGGGGAACTTAAACCAAGCTGAGGCAAAACAACAATATGTTGAACAAGTAAAACTGCTTAGCCCAGACTTTGTTTGTGACCAAACAACAACCACCAGTAAAGCAGATTCTTGGGCAAAAGTGTCTTCGTTTGCCCCCATGCCACAACCACTAACCCAAAACATTTGTGACTATATTCGTGAAGGGAATTTGGAGCAAGTTACTGAATATTTAGCAAGCAACAAATCCAACATAAACTCTCTGGACTGTAGTGGCATGGGACTGATTCACTATGCAGCCGATATAGGAGACTTAAGCATATTAAGTCTTCTAATAAAAAAGGGTTGTGATGTTGATTTAAAAGATTCAGGAGGTCAAACTGCTTTGCATTATGCAGCTGCCTGTGGACATGTCGAGtgtgttaaatatttagttaaaaatgggGCGCAGACAAGTATAGAGGATTCGGATGGGTGTACACCAAAGGATGTGGCTTGTGATGATTGTATAAGGGATGCTTTGTAa
- the LOC126742760 gene encoding 60S acidic ribosomal protein P2, with protein sequence MRYVAAYLLAVLGGNAAPKAADLEKILGSVGIEADSERLNKVISQLNGKSIDEVIAQGREKLSSMPAGGAAPAAAAAGGAAPAAEEKKEAKKEEKKEESESEDDDMGFALFD encoded by the exons ATGCGTTACGTGGCTGCTTACTTATTGGCCGTATTGGGAGGCAATGCCGCCCCAAAAGCCGCCGACCTCGAAAAGATCTTGGGGTCCGTCGGTATCGAGGCCGACTCCGAGAGGCTCAACAAAGTCATCTCCCAGCTGAATGGCAAGTCTATCGACGAAGTCATCGCTCAAG GCAGGGAAAAACTGAGCTCGATGCCCGCCGGAGGTGCCGCCCCCGCAGCAGCCGCTGCTGGAGGCGCTGCCCCTGCTGCCGAAGAGAAGAAAG aagCCAAGAAGGAAGAAAAGAAAGAAGAGTCCGAGTCTGAAGATGACGACATGGGCTTCGCTCTTTTCGACTAA